From the Esox lucius isolate fEsoLuc1 chromosome 21, fEsoLuc1.pri, whole genome shotgun sequence genome, one window contains:
- the kif9 gene encoding kinesin-like protein KIF9 isoform X1 — MSTQAGSEVKVFLRTRPTANFAENLIEYVDGQTVNVHQKKDSRKGVVNNQLNSWSFRLDGVLHDVSQEEVYARVGRGVVLGAVEGYNGTVMCFGQTGAGKTYTITGASGSYQERGIIPRAIQEVFHEVDQRSTHTFRVQLSYLEIYNESLVDLLASLRGCPGAGPGPGGMAVVEEACGGVSIRGLSLHLVHSEEEALNLLFEGEMNRIIGTHALNKNSSRSHCIFTVHIESHSRTLSEAKYVTSKLNLVDLAGSERLGKIEPEGQMLKEAMYINKSLSFLEQAILALADRRRDHIPFRQSKLTHALKDSLGGNCNTVLVANIYGEAAHVEETLSTLRFASRMKRVQTDPIINQHTDPVLQVRKLQKEIQLLKQELSLHDTMANRMETSYETLSEAQVAEVQSQVQRFLEGSLDEINIESIRQIQEVFRQFKQALELQEQKVKAQLCQNYTLVEKDQSTADSSAAKPQSPSGTVGKVEGRRFGVGVAAPSERHIRSQSPGRTKTLRTKDLTRQGRKDAEVEPLNPILRENEHDPNSLDPQKPQRIDSPPPKADAFEDFKAEQGSEINRILKENKVVLLECRARLRELTEGVNTTKREIDSTSTTLRQWKDRQQSQGQFISADGVPVLDEAELSLVLRLRDLKTHYRQQYEELHCIKAEVNYCQHLVDQCRTRLLTEFESWYNESFLLPEEVQALLRSGGTIRPGLVPVDKALSLEEDEQEHFERRRYELLADSPSATIFYSAHNRTVKRRNYNKALSQSSVQKTTNRSSQRTKLPAILSVI; from the exons ATGAGTACCCAGGCAGGCAGCGAAGTGAAAGTGTTTCTTCGCACGCGACCGACTGCTAACTTTGCCGAAAACCTGATTGAATACGTTGACGGACAG ACAGTGAATGTCCACCAGAAGAAGGACTCCCGAAAGGGAGTTGTGAACAACCAGCTGAACTCCTGGTCGTTCCGGCTCGATGGGGTGCTGCATGATGTGTCCCAGGAGGAGGTGTATGCTCGCGTGGGGCGAGGGGTGGTGTTGGGAGCCGTGGAGGGGTACAACG GCACTGTGATGTGTTTTGGGCAGACTGGGGCAGGAAAGACATACACCATTACTGGAGCCTCTGGGAGTTACCAAGAGAGAGGCATCATCCCCCGGGCCATACAGGAG GTGTTCCATGAGGTGGACCAACGTTCCACCCACACATTTAGGGTCCAATTGTCCTACCTGGAGATCTACAATGAGTCTCTGGTGGATCTGTTGGCGTCTTTACGGGGCTGCCCAGGGGCAGGACCAGGGCCAGGTGGTATGGCGGTGGTAGAGGAGGCATGTGGAGGGGTGTCAATTCGGGGGCTGTCTCTGCATCTTGTCCACAGCGAGGAGGAGGCCCTCAACCTGCTTTTTGAG GGGGAGATGAATCGCATCATAGGCACTCATGCCTTGAACAAGAACTCTTCCAGATCTCACTGCATTTTCACTGTCCACATTGAG TCTCACTCCCGTACTCTGTCCGAGGCAAAGTATGTCACCTCCAAGCTGAATCTGGTGGACTTGGCCGGGTCAGAAAGGTTGGGCAAAATCGAA CCCGAGGGCCAGATGCTCAAGGAGGCCATGTACATCAACAAGTCCTTGTCCTTCCTGGAGCAGGCCATCCTGGCCCTGGCAGACCGCCGTAGAGATCACATCCCCTTCAGACAGAGTAAACTCACCCACGCCCTCAAAGACTCACTGG GAGGTAACTGCAACACGGTGCTGGTCGCCAACATCTATGGAGAAGCTGCTCATGTAGAGGAAACT CTTTCCACGCTGCGCTTTGCTAGCAGGATGAAGCGTGTCCAGACCGACCCCATCATCAACCAACACACTGACCCTGTG CTCCAGGTCCGGAAGCTGCAGAAGGAAATCCAGCTACTGAAACAGGAGCTATCACTTCATGACACAATG GCTAACCGTATGGAAACCTCTTACGAAACATTGTCTGAGGCCCAGGTGGCAGAGGTCCAGAGTCAGGTGCAAAGGTTTCTGGAGGGCAGTCTGGACGAGATCAAT ATTGAGAGCATCAGGCAGATCCAGGAAGTGTTTCGCCAGTTCAAGCAGGCCCTGGA GCTGCAGGAGCAGAAGGTGAAGGCCCAGCTGTGTCAAAACTACACCCTGGTGGAGAAGGACCAGAGTACAGCCGACTCCTCTGCAGCCAAG CCACAAAGCCCTAGCGGGACAGTGGGAAAGGTGGAGGGACGCAGGTTTGGTGTTGGGGTGGCAGCTCCATCGGAGAGGCACATCAGGTCCCAGTCTCCAGGCAGGACCAAGACTCTGAGGACTAAAGATCTGACAAG ACAGGGGAGGAAGGATGCAGAAGTAGAGCCTTTAAACCCAATCCTGAGGGAGAATGAGCATGACCCAAACAGCCTGGATCCTCAAAAACCACAGAGAATTGA CTCACCTCCCCCAAAGGCAGATGCCTTTGAGGACTTCAAGGCAGAGCAGGGCAGCGAAATCAACCGCATTCTGAAGGAGAACAAGGTGGTGTTGCTGGAGTGTCGCGCCCGCCTTCGTGAGCTGACAGAGGGTGTGAACACAACCAAGAGAGAAATCGACAGCACGAGCACCACCCTccgccaatggaaagacaggcAACAGAGTCAGG GTCAGTTTATAAGTGCGGATGGGGTTCCGGTGCTGGATGAGGCAGAGCTGTCTCTGGTGCTGCGACTAAGGGACTTAAAGACTCACTACCGCCAGCAGTACGAGGAGCTGCACTGCATTAAGGCAGAGGTCAACTACTGCCAGCATCTAGTCGACCAGTGCCGAACACGCCTACTGACCG AGTTTGAGAGCTGGTACAATGAATCCTTCCTGCTTCCTGAGGAGGTGCAGGCGTTGCTGAGATCTGGAGGGACCATCAGGCCTGGACTGGTACCTGTGGACAAGGCCCTTTCCCTG GAGGAGGATGAGCAGGAGCACTTTGAGCGTCGGCGGTACGAGCTGCTAGCAGACAGTCCCAGTGCCACCATCTTCTACAGTGCTCACAACAGGACAGTAAAGAGG AGGAACTACAATAAGGCCTTGTCTCAGTCTTCAgttcaaaaaacaacaaaccgGAGCTCTCAGAGAACCAAACTCCCTGCAATTCTTTCTGTTATCTAA
- the kif9 gene encoding kinesin-like protein KIF9 isoform X2, producing the protein MSTQAGSEVKVFLRTRPTANFAENLIEYVDGQTVNVHQKKDSRKGVVNNQLNSWSFRLDGVLHDVSQEEVYARVGRGVVLGAVEGYNGTVMCFGQTGAGKTYTITGASGSYQERGIIPRAIQEVFHEVDQRSTHTFRVQLSYLEIYNESLVDLLASLRGCPGAGPGPGGMAVVEEACGGVSIRGLSLHLVHSEEEALNLLFEGEMNRIIGTHALNKNSSRSHCIFTVHIESHSRTLSEAKYVTSKLNLVDLAGSERLGKIEPEGQMLKEAMYINKSLSFLEQAILALADRRRDHIPFRQSKLTHALKDSLGGNCNTVLVANIYGEAAHVEETLSTLRFASRMKRVQTDPIINQHTDPVLQVRKLQKEIQLLKQELSLHDTMANRMETSYETLSEAQVAEVQSQVQRFLEGSLDEINIESIRQIQEVFRQFKQALELQEQKVKAQLCQNYTLVEKDQSTADSSAAKPQSPSGTVGKVEGRRFGVGVAAPSERHIRSQSPGRTKTLRTKDLTSSPPPKADAFEDFKAEQGSEINRILKENKVVLLECRARLRELTEGVNTTKREIDSTSTTLRQWKDRQQSQGQFISADGVPVLDEAELSLVLRLRDLKTHYRQQYEELHCIKAEVNYCQHLVDQCRTRLLTEFESWYNESFLLPEEVQALLRSGGTIRPGLVPVDKALSLEEDEQEHFERRRYELLADSPSATIFYSAHNRTVKRRNYNKALSQSSVQKTTNRSSQRTKLPAILSVI; encoded by the exons ATGAGTACCCAGGCAGGCAGCGAAGTGAAAGTGTTTCTTCGCACGCGACCGACTGCTAACTTTGCCGAAAACCTGATTGAATACGTTGACGGACAG ACAGTGAATGTCCACCAGAAGAAGGACTCCCGAAAGGGAGTTGTGAACAACCAGCTGAACTCCTGGTCGTTCCGGCTCGATGGGGTGCTGCATGATGTGTCCCAGGAGGAGGTGTATGCTCGCGTGGGGCGAGGGGTGGTGTTGGGAGCCGTGGAGGGGTACAACG GCACTGTGATGTGTTTTGGGCAGACTGGGGCAGGAAAGACATACACCATTACTGGAGCCTCTGGGAGTTACCAAGAGAGAGGCATCATCCCCCGGGCCATACAGGAG GTGTTCCATGAGGTGGACCAACGTTCCACCCACACATTTAGGGTCCAATTGTCCTACCTGGAGATCTACAATGAGTCTCTGGTGGATCTGTTGGCGTCTTTACGGGGCTGCCCAGGGGCAGGACCAGGGCCAGGTGGTATGGCGGTGGTAGAGGAGGCATGTGGAGGGGTGTCAATTCGGGGGCTGTCTCTGCATCTTGTCCACAGCGAGGAGGAGGCCCTCAACCTGCTTTTTGAG GGGGAGATGAATCGCATCATAGGCACTCATGCCTTGAACAAGAACTCTTCCAGATCTCACTGCATTTTCACTGTCCACATTGAG TCTCACTCCCGTACTCTGTCCGAGGCAAAGTATGTCACCTCCAAGCTGAATCTGGTGGACTTGGCCGGGTCAGAAAGGTTGGGCAAAATCGAA CCCGAGGGCCAGATGCTCAAGGAGGCCATGTACATCAACAAGTCCTTGTCCTTCCTGGAGCAGGCCATCCTGGCCCTGGCAGACCGCCGTAGAGATCACATCCCCTTCAGACAGAGTAAACTCACCCACGCCCTCAAAGACTCACTGG GAGGTAACTGCAACACGGTGCTGGTCGCCAACATCTATGGAGAAGCTGCTCATGTAGAGGAAACT CTTTCCACGCTGCGCTTTGCTAGCAGGATGAAGCGTGTCCAGACCGACCCCATCATCAACCAACACACTGACCCTGTG CTCCAGGTCCGGAAGCTGCAGAAGGAAATCCAGCTACTGAAACAGGAGCTATCACTTCATGACACAATG GCTAACCGTATGGAAACCTCTTACGAAACATTGTCTGAGGCCCAGGTGGCAGAGGTCCAGAGTCAGGTGCAAAGGTTTCTGGAGGGCAGTCTGGACGAGATCAAT ATTGAGAGCATCAGGCAGATCCAGGAAGTGTTTCGCCAGTTCAAGCAGGCCCTGGA GCTGCAGGAGCAGAAGGTGAAGGCCCAGCTGTGTCAAAACTACACCCTGGTGGAGAAGGACCAGAGTACAGCCGACTCCTCTGCAGCCAAG CCACAAAGCCCTAGCGGGACAGTGGGAAAGGTGGAGGGACGCAGGTTTGGTGTTGGGGTGGCAGCTCCATCGGAGAGGCACATCAGGTCCCAGTCTCCAGGCAGGACCAAGACTCTGAGGACTAAAGATCTGACAAG CTCACCTCCCCCAAAGGCAGATGCCTTTGAGGACTTCAAGGCAGAGCAGGGCAGCGAAATCAACCGCATTCTGAAGGAGAACAAGGTGGTGTTGCTGGAGTGTCGCGCCCGCCTTCGTGAGCTGACAGAGGGTGTGAACACAACCAAGAGAGAAATCGACAGCACGAGCACCACCCTccgccaatggaaagacaggcAACAGAGTCAGG GTCAGTTTATAAGTGCGGATGGGGTTCCGGTGCTGGATGAGGCAGAGCTGTCTCTGGTGCTGCGACTAAGGGACTTAAAGACTCACTACCGCCAGCAGTACGAGGAGCTGCACTGCATTAAGGCAGAGGTCAACTACTGCCAGCATCTAGTCGACCAGTGCCGAACACGCCTACTGACCG AGTTTGAGAGCTGGTACAATGAATCCTTCCTGCTTCCTGAGGAGGTGCAGGCGTTGCTGAGATCTGGAGGGACCATCAGGCCTGGACTGGTACCTGTGGACAAGGCCCTTTCCCTG GAGGAGGATGAGCAGGAGCACTTTGAGCGTCGGCGGTACGAGCTGCTAGCAGACAGTCCCAGTGCCACCATCTTCTACAGTGCTCACAACAGGACAGTAAAGAGG AGGAACTACAATAAGGCCTTGTCTCAGTCTTCAgttcaaaaaacaacaaaccgGAGCTCTCAGAGAACCAAACTCCCTGCAATTCTTTCTGTTATCTAA
- the kif9 gene encoding kinesin-like protein KIF9 isoform X3, which yields MCFGQTGAGKTYTITGASGSYQERGIIPRAIQEVFHEVDQRSTHTFRVQLSYLEIYNESLVDLLASLRGCPGAGPGPGGMAVVEEACGGVSIRGLSLHLVHSEEEALNLLFEGEMNRIIGTHALNKNSSRSHCIFTVHIESHSRTLSEAKYVTSKLNLVDLAGSERLGKIEPEGQMLKEAMYINKSLSFLEQAILALADRRRDHIPFRQSKLTHALKDSLGGNCNTVLVANIYGEAAHVEETLSTLRFASRMKRVQTDPIINQHTDPVLQVRKLQKEIQLLKQELSLHDTMANRMETSYETLSEAQVAEVQSQVQRFLEGSLDEINIESIRQIQEVFRQFKQALELQEQKVKAQLCQNYTLVEKDQSTADSSAAKPQSPSGTVGKVEGRRFGVGVAAPSERHIRSQSPGRTKTLRTKDLTRQGRKDAEVEPLNPILRENEHDPNSLDPQKPQRIDSPPPKADAFEDFKAEQGSEINRILKENKVVLLECRARLRELTEGVNTTKREIDSTSTTLRQWKDRQQSQGQFISADGVPVLDEAELSLVLRLRDLKTHYRQQYEELHCIKAEVNYCQHLVDQCRTRLLTEFESWYNESFLLPEEVQALLRSGGTIRPGLVPVDKALSLEEDEQEHFERRRYELLADSPSATIFYSAHNRTVKRRNYNKALSQSSVQKTTNRSSQRTKLPAILSVI from the exons ATGTGTTTTGGGCAGACTGGGGCAGGAAAGACATACACCATTACTGGAGCCTCTGGGAGTTACCAAGAGAGAGGCATCATCCCCCGGGCCATACAGGAG GTGTTCCATGAGGTGGACCAACGTTCCACCCACACATTTAGGGTCCAATTGTCCTACCTGGAGATCTACAATGAGTCTCTGGTGGATCTGTTGGCGTCTTTACGGGGCTGCCCAGGGGCAGGACCAGGGCCAGGTGGTATGGCGGTGGTAGAGGAGGCATGTGGAGGGGTGTCAATTCGGGGGCTGTCTCTGCATCTTGTCCACAGCGAGGAGGAGGCCCTCAACCTGCTTTTTGAG GGGGAGATGAATCGCATCATAGGCACTCATGCCTTGAACAAGAACTCTTCCAGATCTCACTGCATTTTCACTGTCCACATTGAG TCTCACTCCCGTACTCTGTCCGAGGCAAAGTATGTCACCTCCAAGCTGAATCTGGTGGACTTGGCCGGGTCAGAAAGGTTGGGCAAAATCGAA CCCGAGGGCCAGATGCTCAAGGAGGCCATGTACATCAACAAGTCCTTGTCCTTCCTGGAGCAGGCCATCCTGGCCCTGGCAGACCGCCGTAGAGATCACATCCCCTTCAGACAGAGTAAACTCACCCACGCCCTCAAAGACTCACTGG GAGGTAACTGCAACACGGTGCTGGTCGCCAACATCTATGGAGAAGCTGCTCATGTAGAGGAAACT CTTTCCACGCTGCGCTTTGCTAGCAGGATGAAGCGTGTCCAGACCGACCCCATCATCAACCAACACACTGACCCTGTG CTCCAGGTCCGGAAGCTGCAGAAGGAAATCCAGCTACTGAAACAGGAGCTATCACTTCATGACACAATG GCTAACCGTATGGAAACCTCTTACGAAACATTGTCTGAGGCCCAGGTGGCAGAGGTCCAGAGTCAGGTGCAAAGGTTTCTGGAGGGCAGTCTGGACGAGATCAAT ATTGAGAGCATCAGGCAGATCCAGGAAGTGTTTCGCCAGTTCAAGCAGGCCCTGGA GCTGCAGGAGCAGAAGGTGAAGGCCCAGCTGTGTCAAAACTACACCCTGGTGGAGAAGGACCAGAGTACAGCCGACTCCTCTGCAGCCAAG CCACAAAGCCCTAGCGGGACAGTGGGAAAGGTGGAGGGACGCAGGTTTGGTGTTGGGGTGGCAGCTCCATCGGAGAGGCACATCAGGTCCCAGTCTCCAGGCAGGACCAAGACTCTGAGGACTAAAGATCTGACAAG ACAGGGGAGGAAGGATGCAGAAGTAGAGCCTTTAAACCCAATCCTGAGGGAGAATGAGCATGACCCAAACAGCCTGGATCCTCAAAAACCACAGAGAATTGA CTCACCTCCCCCAAAGGCAGATGCCTTTGAGGACTTCAAGGCAGAGCAGGGCAGCGAAATCAACCGCATTCTGAAGGAGAACAAGGTGGTGTTGCTGGAGTGTCGCGCCCGCCTTCGTGAGCTGACAGAGGGTGTGAACACAACCAAGAGAGAAATCGACAGCACGAGCACCACCCTccgccaatggaaagacaggcAACAGAGTCAGG GTCAGTTTATAAGTGCGGATGGGGTTCCGGTGCTGGATGAGGCAGAGCTGTCTCTGGTGCTGCGACTAAGGGACTTAAAGACTCACTACCGCCAGCAGTACGAGGAGCTGCACTGCATTAAGGCAGAGGTCAACTACTGCCAGCATCTAGTCGACCAGTGCCGAACACGCCTACTGACCG AGTTTGAGAGCTGGTACAATGAATCCTTCCTGCTTCCTGAGGAGGTGCAGGCGTTGCTGAGATCTGGAGGGACCATCAGGCCTGGACTGGTACCTGTGGACAAGGCCCTTTCCCTG GAGGAGGATGAGCAGGAGCACTTTGAGCGTCGGCGGTACGAGCTGCTAGCAGACAGTCCCAGTGCCACCATCTTCTACAGTGCTCACAACAGGACAGTAAAGAGG AGGAACTACAATAAGGCCTTGTCTCAGTCTTCAgttcaaaaaacaacaaaccgGAGCTCTCAGAGAACCAAACTCCCTGCAATTCTTTCTGTTATCTAA